The Nitrososphaerota archaeon genome includes a region encoding these proteins:
- a CDS encoding DNA topoisomerase VI subunit B has translation MSKKQISFSEISPSEFFYRNRDLAGFSNPSRSLYSAMRELVENSLDACEMAGILPDIFIRITPLDTDESKQDPKPYILRVQDNGPGIDPKNLSYAFGRVFYGSKFKLRQARGMFGMGGTMSILYGQITTNRPVKLMSSIGDGKAIQLQMMIDIRKNAPIVMDKQVVPAEGISGTSVEVAMEGDYFRAASKIQEYLRQTAVITPYANIVFIDALGRQFFYERVTKEMPVPPDETLPHPYGIDVEALRRLLQDSEEETLLKFMQQNFHRVGENTARRFLEFSGFDPNMKPKSMETLQAVSLVEALHKYDNFLKPDASCLSPIGKEILKKGIEKELKPEFITISVRPPSAYSGFPFIVEVGIAYGGKALPPGLSLLRFANRIPLLYDEGSDISFKILNEDIDWRHYKVRTEAPLGVITHVCSTKVPYKTVGKEYLADRPEIERELKNALRDALRQLQTYLSRQGSMAAVQRKMGIYSKYLPLIAQFVTELSGAKSLPKYQQLLDSDSDGEDKTAETIDPVGKPPSDEPPADNAPTVKKTKAKAKDKAAAKKKEEAKAPAAKTVKVEKEKKTTPVEKKKEVGKYGEKQQTTFEDFG, from the coding sequence ATGTCTAAGAAGCAGATATCATTCAGCGAGATTTCGCCTAGCGAGTTCTTCTACAGGAACCGTGATCTAGCGGGTTTCAGCAATCCCAGTAGATCGCTTTATTCCGCGATGCGTGAGCTGGTTGAGAACTCTCTGGATGCTTGTGAGATGGCTGGGATACTTCCAGATATCTTCATCCGTATTACACCGCTAGATACAGATGAGTCTAAGCAGGATCCTAAGCCGTACATTCTGCGGGTTCAGGATAATGGGCCCGGGATTGATCCGAAGAATCTATCCTATGCCTTCGGACGGGTCTTCTACGGAAGCAAGTTCAAGCTTCGACAGGCTAGGGGAATGTTCGGTATGGGCGGCACTATGTCTATTCTCTACGGTCAGATTACGACTAATCGCCCTGTTAAGCTGATGTCGTCGATAGGTGACGGTAAAGCTATTCAGCTTCAGATGATGATTGATATTCGTAAGAATGCTCCTATTGTCATGGATAAGCAGGTTGTTCCCGCTGAAGGTATCTCGGGAACCTCGGTTGAGGTGGCGATGGAGGGTGACTACTTCCGAGCTGCATCTAAGATACAGGAGTATCTGCGGCAAACCGCTGTAATTACTCCTTACGCTAACATCGTATTCATCGATGCGTTGGGCCGCCAGTTCTTCTACGAGCGGGTCACGAAGGAGATGCCGGTTCCTCCTGACGAGACGCTTCCCCACCCGTACGGTATCGATGTGGAGGCTCTCAGGCGGCTGCTTCAAGACTCGGAGGAGGAGACGCTGCTGAAGTTTATGCAGCAGAACTTCCATCGAGTAGGTGAAAATACTGCTCGAAGATTTCTTGAGTTCTCCGGTTTCGACCCGAACATGAAACCGAAGTCGATGGAGACTCTTCAAGCTGTGTCTCTGGTGGAGGCGCTTCACAAGTATGATAACTTCCTCAAGCCTGATGCTAGCTGTCTTTCACCGATTGGAAAAGAGATACTGAAGAAAGGCATCGAGAAGGAGCTAAAACCAGAGTTCATCACCATCTCAGTGCGGCCTCCTTCAGCCTACTCAGGCTTCCCGTTCATCGTTGAGGTGGGAATAGCCTATGGAGGAAAAGCGCTGCCGCCAGGTCTTAGTCTTCTACGGTTCGCGAACAGAATCCCGCTTCTCTATGATGAAGGGAGCGACATTTCTTTCAAGATACTTAATGAGGATATTGATTGGAGGCATTACAAGGTTCGGACTGAAGCTCCGCTTGGAGTTATCACTCACGTATGTTCTACGAAGGTTCCTTACAAAACGGTGGGTAAGGAGTACCTTGCCGATAGACCTGAGATTGAACGGGAATTGAAGAATGCTCTCAGAGACGCGTTGAGACAGCTTCAAACCTATCTTTCACGTCAAGGCTCGATGGCTGCGGTTCAGCGGAAGATGGGTATCTATAGCAAGTATCTTCCGCTTATCGCACAGTTCGTTACAGAGTTGTCTGGCGCGAAAAGTCTTCCAAAGTATCAGCAGCTACTTGACAGCGACTCAGACGGTGAAGATAAAACCGCTGAGACAATAGATCCGGTAGGCAAACCGCCTTCCGATGAGCCGCCTGCTGATAACGCTCCAACCGTTAAGAAGACTAAAGCGAAGGCGAAGGATAAAGCAGCTGCTAAGAAGAAAGAGGAAGCAAAAGCTCCAGCAGCAAAGACCGTCAAGGTTGAGAAGGAAAAGAAGACGACTCCTGTTGAGAAGAAGAAAGAGGTAGGAAAATATGGTGAAAAACAGCAAACGACATTCGAAGATTTCGGCTAG
- a CDS encoding KH domain-containing protein — MSFEQIVKMPQDRIGVLVGKGGEVKSRVEEQCLVTLSVDSETGDIHVASAGDVSNTEPFKAVNIVTAIARGFSPQRAFRLLDEDTMLEVVDLREYVGKSRRALTRIRGRIIGFNGRSRKLIEELTGAYVSVYGHTAAIIGTADETRSASDAVKKLAAGSAHRSVYKNLQKVRTQAKIDRLKLWEE; from the coding sequence GTGAGTTTTGAACAGATAGTCAAGATGCCTCAGGACCGCATCGGCGTCCTCGTAGGTAAAGGTGGAGAAGTGAAGAGCCGGGTGGAGGAGCAGTGCTTAGTCACCCTCTCTGTTGACAGCGAGACCGGCGATATTCACGTAGCTTCAGCAGGAGATGTAAGTAACACCGAGCCGTTCAAGGCGGTCAACATCGTCACCGCGATAGCCCGAGGCTTCTCGCCTCAACGCGCCTTCCGGTTGCTTGACGAAGACACGATGCTTGAGGTTGTTGATCTGCGTGAGTATGTTGGAAAGTCTAGGCGGGCCTTAACTAGGATCCGGGGGCGGATCATAGGGTTCAACGGCAGGTCAAGAAAGCTGATTGAGGAGCTAACAGGTGCCTATGTCTCAGTTTACGGCCATACCGCAGCTATAATCGGAACCGCTGATGAGACTAGGTCAGCGTCTGACGCGGTTAAGAAGCTCGCTGCGGGCAGCGCACACCGGAGTGTTTACAAAAACCTTCAAAAGGTTCGAACTCAAGCTAAGATAGACCGGCTGAAACTGTGGGAAGAATAG
- a CDS encoding serine protein kinase RIO, with protein MSDIGEVDSKAVERALRRLSRYDRESRFLVKRSEDYDVREEVFDRPTLMTLHGLMNSHVIKYLNGVVSAGKEARVYWGVRDDGSNVAVKIYLTVSAEFRRRLPYIVGDPRFKNVKRDIRSLVSLWARKEYRNLATAGKAGVPCPKPLAVEKNVLVMEFIGEDGSPAPLLSEVDVTKRDYRSVIANIKRLYRGARLVHADLSEYNIFKHNGRLILFDFSSAVDLAHPHSEEFLIRDVNNINHFFIKRGIETVSLDDVLKQVKGK; from the coding sequence ATGAGTGACATTGGAGAGGTTGACAGCAAGGCTGTAGAGCGGGCGTTGAGACGCTTAAGTCGCTACGATCGAGAGAGCCGTTTCCTCGTTAAGCGTTCAGAGGATTATGATGTTCGTGAAGAGGTTTTTGATCGACCCACATTGATGACCCTTCACGGCTTAATGAATTCTCATGTAATCAAGTATCTGAACGGGGTGGTTAGCGCAGGTAAGGAGGCTAGGGTGTATTGGGGAGTTCGGGATGATGGTTCAAATGTTGCCGTGAAGATTTACCTGACTGTTTCAGCTGAGTTTCGTCGGCGCCTTCCCTATATTGTGGGCGATCCTAGATTCAAGAATGTTAAGCGCGATATACGGAGTCTGGTTAGTCTTTGGGCTAGGAAGGAGTATCGGAACCTTGCTACTGCAGGTAAGGCTGGTGTCCCCTGTCCCAAACCCTTGGCTGTTGAGAAGAATGTGTTGGTGATGGAGTTTATCGGTGAGGACGGTAGTCCGGCACCTCTTCTAAGCGAGGTTGATGTAACTAAACGGGATTATAGGAGCGTCATTGCGAATATCAAGCGTCTCTACCGGGGTGCTAGGCTGGTTCACGCGGATTTGTCGGAGTATAATATTTTCAAGCATAATGGGCGGCTTATACTCTTCGACTTCAGCTCAGCGGTCGATCTTGCTCATCCTCACTCTGAAGAGTTCCTCATTCGAGACGTAAATAATATTAACCATTTCTTTATCAAACGAGGAATAGAGACTGTATCTCTTGATGATGTGCTGAAGCAGGTGAAAGGAAAGTGA
- a CDS encoding DUF424 family protein, protein MSDDGFIARAIRYEGNLMVNICDEELLGRTVKDGTLEMHISADYFGGENVNSEEALELIRRGQIVNLAGTRIVEKTLEAKLASPLAVKKISSTSFLMIYKFNG, encoded by the coding sequence ATGTCGGATGACGGGTTCATCGCCCGCGCCATTAGATACGAAGGTAACCTGATGGTGAATATCTGCGATGAAGAGCTACTCGGGAGGACCGTGAAGGATGGCACGCTTGAGATGCACATCTCGGCAGATTACTTCGGCGGAGAAAACGTCAATTCAGAAGAAGCTCTCGAACTTATACGTCGCGGCCAAATTGTGAACCTAGCCGGAACCCGCATCGTGGAGAAGACCCTTGAAGCTAAGCTCGCCTCCCCATTGGCGGTCAAGAAGATTAGCTCCACATCCTTCCTAATGATATACAAGTTCAACGGCTAG
- the ahcY gene encoding adenosylhomocysteinase, producing the protein MKNRIADANLAEEGEKSYHWAYEHMPALTRTITKLVKQKPLKGLKAAVCLHITKETSVLVMGLKTLGADVYLAAANPLSTQDDIAAYLASEGVHVFAWRGENAQEYQECIRDILRSKPDIVMDDGADTHVTIHEEAEFKNFKVIGGTEETTTGIIRLKALEKSGKMRYPIIGVNNAYTKHLFDNRYGTGQSTIDGVLRATSLLLAGKKIVVCGYGWVGKGIAMRARGMGGLVTITEVDPFRAIEARMDGYEVTPIAEAAKIGDIFITATGQYHIISGEHLSTMKDGAILANAGHFNVEIDVDALEKLKKKEKTTPRRNVDEYLLKNGRKIYLVGEGRIANLVAAEGHPPEVMSLSFSNQLLSAGYLAQHKGKLEKRVNNVPIEIDRQVAVNALEAMGIQIDTPTEEQVKYSESWIV; encoded by the coding sequence TTGAAGAACCGTATAGCCGACGCTAATCTGGCCGAGGAAGGAGAAAAATCGTATCATTGGGCTTACGAACATATGCCCGCCCTTACTCGAACAATTACAAAGCTCGTTAAACAGAAGCCGCTTAAAGGCCTGAAGGCCGCTGTGTGTCTCCACATTACTAAGGAAACCTCGGTGCTGGTGATGGGGCTAAAGACGCTTGGCGCAGACGTTTACCTCGCCGCCGCCAACCCGCTCTCCACTCAAGACGACATTGCAGCATACCTAGCGTCTGAAGGAGTGCATGTGTTCGCTTGGCGCGGAGAGAACGCCCAAGAGTACCAGGAGTGCATTCGAGACATTCTTCGCAGCAAACCAGACATCGTCATGGATGACGGCGCAGACACCCACGTTACTATTCACGAGGAAGCCGAGTTCAAAAACTTCAAAGTCATAGGTGGAACAGAAGAGACTACAACCGGCATCATCAGGTTGAAGGCGCTTGAAAAGAGCGGAAAAATGCGGTACCCAATTATCGGAGTAAACAACGCCTACACCAAACACCTCTTCGACAACAGATACGGAACTGGTCAGAGCACAATCGACGGAGTCCTCAGAGCCACCAGCCTGCTCCTAGCCGGCAAGAAAATAGTGGTCTGCGGCTACGGATGGGTCGGTAAAGGCATTGCGATGCGCGCCAGAGGAATGGGAGGACTTGTCACGATTACAGAGGTTGATCCGTTCCGGGCAATCGAGGCTCGAATGGACGGTTACGAGGTGACTCCTATCGCCGAGGCAGCTAAGATCGGAGACATCTTCATCACAGCGACAGGCCAGTATCACATCATTAGTGGCGAGCATCTCTCCACTATGAAGGACGGAGCTATTCTCGCCAACGCCGGTCACTTCAACGTAGAGATCGATGTTGACGCACTTGAAAAGTTGAAGAAGAAGGAGAAAACCACCCCGAGAAGAAACGTAGACGAGTACCTGTTGAAGAACGGGCGGAAAATCTACCTAGTAGGCGAGGGACGCATCGCAAACCTCGTCGCAGCCGAAGGACACCCACCTGAAGTGATGTCGCTATCTTTCTCGAACCAGCTCCTATCAGCAGGCTACTTGGCTCAGCACAAAGGTAAACTGGAGAAGCGCGTAAACAACGTCCCAATAGAGATTGACAGACAGGTAGCTGTTAACGCCCTCGAAGCGATGGGAATACAGATAGACACACCCACCGAGGAACAGGTCAAATACAGCGAATCATGGATAGTCTAA
- the metG gene encoding methionine--tRNA ligase has translation MSSSSNPSDRKIVVTSALPYANGEIHLGHIVSTYLPADIFTRYCRSKGYDVVHICASDDFGTPILIRSEQEGKSPEEYVAQWNRRDLQDFTDLGVIFTLFYKTSSNENIELTQYFFRKLRENGYINQRMILQPYCENDRKFLPDRYVIGTCPYCGAENQYSDGCEKCGRTFQPGEIKDPRCALCGAAPVERQSEHFFFRLSQFSEQLHEWLIENKNLQDEVKNYVLRWIQDGLKDWDITRDISWGVPVPGAPGKAFYGWFDNHLCYISTALTYFDRKGVDGKAFWNSAEIYHYIGKDIVYHHYLFLPAMRMGVNEEYKLPNYIPTRGHLMLQGNKFSKSRGWYVGLRGFLDSFPADYLRYYLAAITSYSQADINFDWDDFHARINNELVANIGNFIHRTLNFLKTHHNGEVPSPEEYDEVDRAFESRLLGIRDEVENSIEANEFDRALKKIIDFSAECNRYFQKREPWKKGRGSQTCLYLSVNAVKTLAILLEPYLYFSIEPLWTQIGIKEPRHWDDASKIDVKPGHKIGEPKILFRKIEDAEIQREKARLGKMSSTADTGGKKPLEAETGEGDAKPAEVTFDEFAKINLRIGQVVEAEKLKGSDKLLKLKIDLGGEMRQSISGIAEHYTPEELKGKMVAVITNLKPRKVFGEVSEVMLLAALDKAVDKEHLSLLRPDRDVSAGSKIS, from the coding sequence GTGAGCAGTAGCAGTAACCCTAGTGATCGGAAGATTGTTGTGACGAGTGCACTCCCCTATGCGAATGGAGAGATCCATCTAGGGCACATTGTCTCCACCTATCTGCCTGCAGATATCTTCACCAGATACTGCCGATCTAAGGGCTACGATGTTGTTCACATCTGTGCTAGTGATGATTTTGGGACACCGATATTGATCCGGTCGGAGCAGGAGGGTAAGAGCCCTGAGGAGTATGTGGCTCAGTGGAACCGTAGAGATCTGCAGGACTTTACTGATCTCGGCGTCATCTTCACCCTCTTCTACAAGACGAGTTCAAATGAGAATATTGAGCTGACTCAATACTTCTTCCGTAAGCTAAGGGAAAACGGCTACATCAACCAGAGAATGATACTGCAACCGTACTGTGAAAACGATCGAAAATTCCTCCCTGACCGCTATGTTATAGGCACCTGCCCGTACTGCGGGGCTGAAAACCAGTACTCCGATGGCTGCGAGAAGTGCGGAAGAACCTTTCAGCCCGGTGAGATCAAGGATCCGAGATGCGCACTCTGCGGAGCCGCCCCGGTTGAGAGACAGAGTGAGCACTTCTTCTTCAGGCTGTCGCAGTTCTCGGAACAGTTACATGAGTGGCTGATTGAGAACAAGAATCTTCAGGACGAAGTTAAGAACTATGTTCTACGTTGGATTCAAGATGGGTTAAAGGATTGGGATATTACACGGGACATATCTTGGGGAGTCCCAGTCCCAGGGGCTCCGGGAAAGGCCTTTTACGGCTGGTTCGACAACCATCTCTGCTACATCTCTACAGCCCTCACATACTTCGACAGGAAAGGAGTTGACGGAAAGGCCTTCTGGAACTCTGCGGAGATCTACCACTACATAGGGAAGGACATTGTGTACCATCACTACCTGTTCCTGCCCGCTATGAGGATGGGTGTAAATGAGGAGTATAAGCTTCCCAACTATATTCCGACCAGAGGTCACCTGATGCTGCAGGGGAACAAATTCTCTAAGAGCAGAGGATGGTATGTTGGTCTCCGCGGTTTCCTAGACAGCTTCCCAGCTGATTACCTAAGATACTATCTTGCAGCGATCACCTCTTACAGTCAAGCAGACATCAACTTCGACTGGGATGACTTTCACGCACGCATAAACAATGAGCTCGTAGCGAATATCGGGAACTTTATTCACCGCACACTCAACTTCCTTAAGACCCATCACAACGGTGAGGTTCCAAGCCCCGAGGAGTACGATGAAGTTGATCGAGCCTTCGAGTCACGGCTACTAGGTATTCGAGATGAGGTGGAGAACAGTATAGAGGCGAACGAGTTTGACAGAGCGTTGAAGAAGATCATTGACTTCTCAGCAGAGTGTAACCGCTACTTCCAGAAGCGTGAGCCGTGGAAGAAAGGTAGAGGAAGCCAAACCTGCCTGTATCTGAGCGTAAACGCCGTCAAAACCCTTGCAATTCTGCTTGAACCGTATCTCTACTTCTCGATTGAGCCGCTTTGGACCCAGATCGGCATCAAGGAGCCGAGGCATTGGGATGATGCGTCAAAGATTGATGTGAAACCGGGTCACAAGATCGGTGAACCGAAGATATTGTTCCGCAAAATTGAAGATGCAGAGATTCAGAGGGAGAAGGCTAGGCTAGGCAAAATGAGCAGCACAGCAGACACAGGTGGGAAGAAGCCGTTAGAAGCAGAGACGGGTGAGGGAGATGCGAAACCGGCTGAAGTGACCTTCGACGAGTTTGCGAAGATAAATCTAAGAATCGGACAGGTTGTTGAGGCTGAGAAGCTTAAAGGCTCCGATAAGCTGCTTAAGCTGAAGATAGATCTCGGCGGCGAGATGCGGCAGTCAATATCTGGAATAGCTGAGCACTACACGCCGGAGGAGCTTAAAGGGAAGATGGTGGCGGTTATCACAAACCTGAAGCCGCGAAAGGTCTTCGGCGAGGTTTCAGAAGTTATGCTGCTGGCTGCGCTCGACAAAGCAGTAGATAAGGAGCATCTCTCTCTACTCAGACCTGACAGAGATGTCTCCGCAGGCAGCAAAATATCCTAA
- the psmB gene encoding archaeal proteasome endopeptidase complex subunit beta, translating into MDYQSTSSMIHHGTTTLGMVCTDGVVLAADTRAIAGGYYIAHKSVRKIEKITDHIGVTIAGGVADAQSVVDSLRYYANMYRLEKGKPIPVKAMARITSNIFFSARFYPYYADILVGGIDEEEGVSVYNIDLLGSLNKEMYHSTGSGSPVAFGILESEYREDLTTDEAITIAARAINAAIQRNAGTGDGFNITVISKSGYRELTKEEKEAVLKKTHGTRS; encoded by the coding sequence TTGGATTATCAGTCAACGAGTTCAATGATCCATCACGGGACAACCACACTAGGAATGGTTTGCACTGACGGTGTCGTCTTGGCCGCCGATACTAGAGCCATTGCTGGAGGATACTACATTGCTCACAAATCGGTTAGGAAGATCGAGAAGATCACGGATCACATAGGGGTCACGATTGCAGGCGGTGTCGCTGATGCGCAGTCCGTTGTCGACTCGCTTCGATATTACGCTAACATGTATAGGTTGGAGAAGGGTAAACCTATACCTGTTAAGGCTATGGCTAGAATCACGTCGAACATCTTCTTCTCGGCTCGGTTTTACCCATATTACGCCGACATACTGGTCGGAGGAATCGATGAGGAGGAGGGTGTATCCGTCTACAATATTGATTTGCTAGGGTCGCTGAATAAGGAGATGTATCATTCTACGGGCAGCGGCTCTCCTGTTGCCTTCGGTATTCTTGAGAGCGAGTATCGAGAGGATTTGACGACTGACGAGGCCATCACTATCGCCGCTAGAGCTATCAACGCTGCAATTCAGAGAAACGCGGGGACAGGGGACGGTTTCAACATAACGGTGATTTCTAAAAGCGGCTACCGAGAACTGACGAAGGAAGAGAAGGAAGCCGTCTTGAAAAAGACACATGGTACACGTAGTTGA
- a CDS encoding beta-CASP ribonuclease aCPSF1 gives MGTVLKSLPPEAQITRVEYEGPRIALYTRNPRFLQQNGHIISEIVNNVKKRVVVRTDKSIRKSEDEAKAIVEAAVPAEAEVSTVFLDPALGEIVVEAKVPKALTQERFNTIDLTEKTGWKVKVRKAPSIPSTSIQSIYYTLKAGADDREKFLRDIGEEIFRPRLIQENDVSVLTLGGFKQVGRSCILVTTSESKILFDCGIHPSVKEPWNAYPRLDWADVDLDELDAVVISHAHLDHTGFLPVLYKYGYQGPVYCSEPTLALMTLLHNDFVKVASLEGGNVLYDLRDVREVIKHTITLPYGLVTDVSPDTKLVLNNAGHILGSSTVHLHIGEGAHNIVYTGDFKYGKTLLLDSAAWNYPRVETLIMESTYGAKEDIMPSRAEVEANFVNIINSTLKEGGKAIIPVPAVGRAQEMMLVLDAHMREKKIVEAPIFIEGMISEATAIHMAYPEYLSRDLRTKILETGENPFRSEYFTVIDHPSNREQALQQGPAVIMATSGMLEGGPIVEYFSQLASDEKNGVVFVSYQIPGTLGRRVLDGSRQVSLMGEGGKIKILDVNCKVVKVEGFSGHSDYNQLMRYVGKMRGKLQQVIVNHGERRKVENMANVISRVYRIPTIQPGVQEAVKVY, from the coding sequence ATGGGCACTGTCCTCAAAAGTTTACCTCCGGAGGCCCAAATAACTAGGGTCGAGTATGAAGGACCAAGGATAGCTCTTTACACACGTAACCCGAGGTTTCTTCAGCAGAACGGCCACATTATCTCCGAGATTGTTAACAATGTAAAGAAACGGGTTGTAGTTCGCACCGACAAGTCAATCCGAAAGAGTGAAGATGAGGCTAAAGCCATTGTGGAGGCGGCTGTTCCCGCCGAAGCTGAAGTTTCAACTGTTTTCCTAGATCCTGCGTTAGGAGAGATCGTTGTTGAAGCAAAAGTTCCGAAGGCGTTGACGCAGGAGAGATTCAACACAATCGATCTTACTGAGAAGACCGGTTGGAAGGTGAAGGTGAGGAAGGCACCCAGCATACCTTCCACAAGCATTCAGAGCATCTACTACACGCTTAAAGCTGGAGCTGATGACAGAGAAAAGTTTCTGAGAGACATTGGTGAAGAGATCTTCAGACCACGGCTAATCCAAGAGAACGACGTCAGCGTCCTTACGCTTGGAGGCTTCAAACAGGTCGGCCGCTCCTGTATTCTGGTCACGACCTCAGAGAGCAAAATCCTCTTCGACTGCGGTATCCATCCGAGCGTAAAGGAGCCTTGGAACGCTTATCCCAGGCTTGACTGGGCTGACGTAGATCTGGATGAGCTTGACGCTGTAGTAATCAGCCACGCACATCTCGATCACACCGGGTTCCTCCCAGTTCTCTACAAATACGGTTACCAGGGACCTGTTTACTGCTCTGAGCCTACACTTGCGTTGATGACGCTACTTCACAACGACTTCGTCAAGGTCGCTTCGCTTGAAGGCGGAAATGTGCTGTATGATTTGAGAGATGTTCGCGAGGTCATTAAACACACCATTACTCTCCCGTACGGATTAGTTACTGATGTTTCACCTGACACGAAGCTTGTGTTGAACAACGCAGGTCACATACTGGGTTCATCAACGGTTCATCTTCACATAGGTGAAGGTGCACACAACATCGTTTACACGGGAGATTTCAAGTACGGCAAAACACTGCTGCTTGACAGCGCTGCCTGGAACTATCCGCGTGTCGAGACGCTGATTATGGAAAGCACCTACGGCGCGAAGGAGGACATTATGCCTAGCCGCGCTGAGGTGGAGGCGAACTTCGTCAACATCATCAACAGCACATTGAAGGAAGGGGGAAAGGCCATAATCCCTGTTCCGGCTGTGGGCCGCGCTCAGGAGATGATGCTTGTCCTCGACGCCCATATGCGGGAGAAGAAGATCGTTGAGGCCCCGATATTCATAGAAGGCATGATTTCAGAGGCAACCGCGATCCACATGGCGTACCCTGAGTATCTTTCAAGAGATCTCCGAACCAAAATCCTTGAAACAGGCGAGAACCCCTTCCGCTCTGAGTACTTCACAGTCATCGATCACCCAAGCAACCGCGAACAGGCCCTGCAGCAGGGACCCGCGGTCATTATGGCTACGTCAGGTATGCTTGAAGGCGGTCCAATCGTTGAGTACTTCTCTCAACTAGCCTCGGATGAGAAGAACGGTGTCGTCTTCGTCTCATACCAGATCCCTGGCACACTCGGTCGACGAGTCCTAGACGGCAGCCGCCAAGTCAGCCTGATGGGTGAAGGCGGAAAGATCAAGATATTGGATGTCAACTGCAAAGTCGTCAAGGTCGAGGGCTTCAGCGGACACAGCGACTACAACCAGCTTATGCGCTACGTAGGAAAGATGAGGGGGAAGCTCCAGCAGGTAATCGTAAACCACGGTGAGCGACGTAAAGTCGAGAATATGGCGAACGTAATTTCACGAGTCTACAGGATCCCGACGATACAGCCAGGCGTCCAAGAAGCAGTCAAAGTCTACTAG
- the sepF gene encoding cell division protein SepF encodes MTQEVLPRKGGSRSKNDTTYLKAFPLRAREELPKIKDDISNQTIIILRVTPLAQKNVEDLKEAIEELYDFTTSIGGDIARLGEERVVVTPPGVKIWRGLV; translated from the coding sequence TTGACACAAGAAGTCCTGCCAAGGAAAGGCGGAAGCCGAAGCAAAAACGATACAACATATTTGAAGGCCTTTCCCCTACGGGCCAGAGAAGAACTCCCCAAAATAAAGGATGACATCTCAAACCAAACCATCATCATCCTCAGAGTAACCCCACTAGCCCAGAAGAACGTCGAAGACCTCAAAGAAGCAATCGAAGAACTCTACGACTTCACAACCTCAATCGGCGGCGACATCGCACGCCTAGGTGAAGAACGGGTAGTCGTGACCCCACCAGGCGTGAAAATCTGGCGCGGCCTAGTCTAA
- a CDS encoding RNA-binding protein, with protein sequence MGLRSYMLPKREASRILDLIRSKWPEKPAFKTKAIRNVEIDEAKSLLIGDDFKAVKISSEEVVPFLKMEDYLGRISAIVIDQGAIKFICNGANVMRPGIVRWEGEFQAGDIIAVKETGHNKLIAVGAALVSSQDLSGMSKGVAVKNLHYVGDPFWEAYKTIEQHV encoded by the coding sequence ATGGGTTTAAGATCCTACATGCTCCCGAAGCGGGAAGCCAGCCGCATCCTAGACCTTATTCGAAGCAAATGGCCCGAGAAACCCGCCTTCAAAACCAAGGCTATACGGAACGTGGAGATAGATGAGGCGAAATCGCTGCTCATCGGGGACGATTTTAAGGCTGTAAAGATAAGCAGTGAAGAGGTGGTTCCGTTCCTCAAGATGGAGGATTACCTCGGACGTATCAGCGCTATAGTCATAGATCAAGGAGCAATCAAATTCATCTGTAACGGCGCAAACGTGATGCGCCCAGGCATAGTCCGGTGGGAAGGCGAGTTCCAAGCCGGAGACATCATAGCGGTGAAGGAGACGGGGCATAACAAGCTCATCGCTGTAGGCGCCGCACTCGTCTCCTCGCAGGATCTCTCAGGTATGAGCAAAGGTGTCGCGGTGAAGAACCTGCATTACGTCGGCGACCCGTTCTGGGAAGCCTACAAAACAATAGAACAACACGTCTGA
- a CDS encoding LSm family protein, which produces MSVDMAIRVLDESVGKVVLIKLKGGKIIRGVLQGFDQHMNLVLRESEEIVEEGPKRLGTIVVRGDNVVIISPPPS; this is translated from the coding sequence GTGTCCGTAGATATGGCTATTCGTGTGCTTGACGAAAGTGTAGGAAAGGTAGTTCTGATTAAGCTGAAGGGGGGCAAGATTATTCGTGGTGTTCTCCAAGGGTTCGATCAGCATATGAATCTTGTGTTGAGAGAGTCTGAGGAGATTGTGGAGGAAGGGCCTAAGAGGTTAGGAACGATTGTTGTGAGAGGAGATAATGTTGTGATTATCTCACCTCCGCCGAGTTGA
- a CDS encoding 50S ribosomal protein L37e produces MTKGTSSFGKRSKGHTHIRCRRCGRHSFHVNKKKCSYCGYGESTKIRQYTWAKRR; encoded by the coding sequence TTGACAAAAGGAACATCATCATTCGGTAAGAGAAGTAAAGGACACACTCACATCAGATGCCGGAGATGCGGCAGACACTCTTTCCACGTTAATAAGAAAAAGTGCTCCTACTGCGGCTACGGCGAATCAACGAAGATCCGCCAGTACACTTGGGCTAAGAGAAGGTAG